Genomic window (Streptomyces sp. RerS4):
GTGGACGGCGGGTGGCCCTCGCCCGCGTAGGCGCGCAGGGCGATGCGGAGCTGGCCCATGATGGCGGCCGCGTGGGTGTCGTGGCCCTGGACGTCGCCCACGACGATGCCGACGCGGTCGCGGGGCAGGGCGATGACGTCGTACCAGTCGCCGCCGACCTCGCGCCCGCTCCAGGCGGAGTGGTAGCGGACGGCGATCTCGCCACCGTGGATGTCGGGGATGCGGCGCGGCAGCATGGCGGCCTGGAGGCCGGTCGCGAACTCGCGTTCCTGGTCGAAGAGGAGGGCCCGTTGGAGGGACTGGGCGACGATGCCGGCGAGGCCGAGGCAGAGGTTGCGTTCCTCGGGGCTGAACTCGCTGCGCCGCCGGTAGAAGAGCACGAGGCCGCCGATGGCCTTGGCCTGGGCGATCAGCGGCAGGTAGGCGGCGGCGTCGAAGCGGATGCGCAGCAGGTAGTCGGCGAGCAGCGGGAACTCGTCGGCGAGTTCGGTCAGGGAGGTGGCGAAACGTGCCTTCCTGGTGATCACGGCCTGCGACAGCGGCAGCGATCCGTCCAGTCGGGTGAAGCGGCGCTCGCTCAGGATCTCCAGGGATTCCCCGCTCAACGCGATGATCTTGATGGCGCCGTTCTCCACGAGCCCCAGCGCCAGGCCGTCGGCGCCGAGCCGCTCCAGCGCGCCCGCGCCGGTCAGGGCGGCCGTCACGTCGTCGACGGTGACCGCCCGCGAGAGCGCCTCGGTGGTGCGCTGCACGATGGTGGCCTGCTGGGCGCGGGCCGACTCCAGTTTGCGCAGCACGGTGGCGTGGGCGAGTTCGGCCGTCGCGTCGCGCACGATGCCGACGATCCGGCGCGCACGCCCGTCGGGTTCGCGCAGGATCCGGCCCTGGGTGTGGGTCCACTGGTCGTTGCCGTCGCGCCGGCGCACCGTGAAATAGGAGCCGTACGTGTGCCCGCCGCCGTCGATGACCCCGGCGATCGTGTCGCCCAGACGGGCCGCGTCGTCGGCGGGGATCCGCAGGCCGAGGCCCTCGGGGGTCCGGTCGAAATGCTCCGGGTCCAGGTCGAAGACGGCCATCCCGGCCTCGTCCAGGTCCAGGGTCCCGGCGTCGAGGTCCCACTCGAAACTGCCCATGCCGGTGAGCGCGAGCCGCTCACCGGGCCCGGTCGACAACCCGGAGCCGCCCTGCGCGGAACCGCCCTGCGCGGGACCATCCGGCGCGGGACCCTCCGGCGCGGGCTTGTCGGGAAGGTTCCCCGGTCTGTCGTGCCGCCCACCTGCCACCGGTCACACCACCTAACGGCCGGGCCAGCACGGCTGGGAGATCAACCGCTCCCACTCCTCGTCAGGATGCCCCGGCAGGGTGCGCCCGGCCTCCCGCCAGCGCTTGACGAGGGACAGGTAGATCGAGGCCTGATCGCCGGACCCGAAGGAACCGAACGGTCCCGGCCCGGACGCGGCGGCCGCGGCCGGCCGCGCCGGGGACTGCTCCGCACGGCTGGCGGGGATGCGCACCCAGCCACGGCCGCCCTGTGCTCGCTCCGCGCCCATCGCGGACCCCTCTCACGGTGGATGTCAGCGTAGAAACGTCTTCGGATTCGGTTGCCCGGCGGCGGTCCGGTCACACCGGGCGCCGGCGGCGGAGCCCGAAAGCTGCCCCTGGGCACCGAGGCGCCTACGGACTCCCTTCACCAGTCTCCCCGCCGTGAACCCCGCACCGTGCACGAATCGCATGGAAGGGCCGAATGAGGGAGCCGTCAGCAGCCCCGCGAAGAACAGGCCCGGCCACGACGACTCGAAACCGGGCCCCAGCTCCGGCGTCCCCCCGTCCCCTACGGTGACCAGCGCGGCCCGCAGCCCGGCGTCAAGCAGCGCCAGCCGGCGCAGGTCCGCGGCGAAACCGGTGGCGGCGATGACGTGCGCGGCGTCCAGGACGACGGACTCCCCCGCCGGGGTGGTCAGCGCGAGCCGGGTCCGCCCGCCGTCGGCCGCCATCGCCCGCTGGAGCCGGTGCCCCAGCAGCGCGGGCACCCGCCCCTCGAAGCGCTCCCGCAGCCACCACGCCCCGGCGGGCCCCAGCGCCGTGGCGGCGATCCGCTCCCGCTGCGCCGCCGGCAGCCGCCGCACCGCCCACGGCAGCCGGGACCACGCCCAGCTGCGCCAGCCGGTGCCGAGCCCGCTGTGCGGGTCGCGCAGGGCGTGCAGCGGGGGCCGCCGCAGGGGCTGCGGGACGGTGTTCCAGTTCAGCCGCGACCGCCGGGCCACCAACGTCGGCCGGGCCCCCGACTCGGCGAGCAGGGTGGCCGTCTCCAGCGCGGCCTGCCCGGCCCCCAGGACGGCCACCTCCCGCCCGGCGAAGCGGGTCAGGTCCCGATGGCCGCTGCTGTGCGACCAGTGCCCCGGGGGCAGCTCGCCCAGCACATCGGGGGTGTGCGTGAACGGCATCACCCCGACGGCCAGCGCGACCGTCCGGGTCAGCAACGGGGGCCCCTCGGCGGTGCGCACGAGGAAGCCCTCGCCCTGCGGGGTGACCTCGGTGACGGTCACCTCCTCGACCTCCGGGGTGGCCCGCGAGGCGAACCAGAGCCCGTACGCGCTGAACGTGCCGATCGGCAGCGGTTCGCCGTG
Coding sequences:
- a CDS encoding SpoIIE family protein phosphatase, translated to MSTGPGERLALTGMGSFEWDLDAGTLDLDEAGMAVFDLDPEHFDRTPEGLGLRIPADDAARLGDTIAGVIDGGGHTYGSYFTVRRRDGNDQWTHTQGRILREPDGRARRIVGIVRDATAELAHATVLRKLESARAQQATIVQRTTEALSRAVTVDDVTAALTGAGALERLGADGLALGLVENGAIKIIALSGESLEILSERRFTRLDGSLPLSQAVITRKARFATSLTELADEFPLLADYLLRIRFDAAAYLPLIAQAKAIGGLVLFYRRRSEFSPEERNLCLGLAGIVAQSLQRALLFDQEREFATGLQAAMLPRRIPDIHGGEIAVRYHSAWSGREVGGDWYDVIALPRDRVGIVVGDVQGHDTHAAAIMGQLRIALRAYAGEGHPPSTVLARASRFLAELDTERFATCMYAQVDLETGGVRAVRAGHLGPLIRHTDGRTGWPNVRGGLPLGLASVFEQEEFPETRLDLVPGETLVLCTDGLVEEPGTIITVGMDALAHAVRSGPQEAGALADHLSDRLWERWGSGDDVALLVLRRAPDPGTHRAPRIHQYVHQADPEGLSEARYALRQALRDWGMPELADDVELAAGELLVNALLHTDGGAVLTMEVLPEPVRRIRLWVKDRSSVWPRRRTPGEAATTGRGLLLVDALATHWGVESRGDGKAVWCEFDVGGSPRGME
- a CDS encoding NAD(P)-binding domain-containing protein, which translates into the protein MDDLVVVGAGPYGLSIAAHAAAAGIGVRLLGRPMASWRDHMPEGMYLKSEPWASNLSAPGGRHTLAEFCATRGERAEHGEPLPIGTFSAYGLWFASRATPEVEEVTVTEVTPQGEGFLVRTAEGPPLLTRTVALAVGVMPFTHTPDVLGELPPGHWSHSSGHRDLTRFAGREVAVLGAGQAALETATLLAESGARPTLVARRSRLNWNTVPQPLRRPPLHALRDPHSGLGTGWRSWAWSRLPWAVRRLPAAQRERIAATALGPAGAWWLRERFEGRVPALLGHRLQRAMAADGGRTRLALTTPAGESVVLDAAHVIAATGFAADLRRLALLDAGLRAALVTVGDGGTPELGPGFESSWPGLFFAGLLTAPSFGPSMRFVHGAGFTAGRLVKGVRRRLGAQGQLSGSAAGARCDRTAAGQPNPKTFLR